The following proteins come from a genomic window of uncultured Fretibacterium sp.:
- a CDS encoding DNA-directed RNA polymerase subunit alpha, with amino-acid sequence MSETLEILRPVLKLEENTPTYGRLALEPLERGYGMTLGNALRRVLLSSIRGAAITSVRIEGVLHEFSTVPGVREDVIEIMMNLKHVPVRSRSKEVRVISVELEKAGLVTARDIQVDSEVDFVDPDAKICTLEKGTRLAMELYVEQGTGYLSAERPRPSYLPVDALLTDAIFSPVLRVNYRVEAARVGQRTDYERLILDVWTNGIVTPDMAVGEAAEIVRTYFGNVVSALEQCREEGLQTGPSDEKGRGAKIADGDAELFARPVRDLELSIRSENCLLRGGIQTIGDLLQKSREDLLKIRNLGKISLNEIWEKLESAGLKLREKKDIKATKED; translated from the coding sequence ATGTCGGAAACCTTGGAAATCTTACGGCCCGTCCTTAAGCTGGAGGAGAACACCCCCACTTATGGGCGTCTGGCTTTGGAGCCTCTGGAACGGGGCTACGGCATGACGTTGGGCAACGCGCTGCGTCGGGTGCTGCTCTCCTCGATCCGAGGCGCCGCCATCACATCGGTCCGCATTGAGGGAGTACTGCACGAATTCAGCACCGTCCCGGGCGTGCGCGAGGATGTCATCGAGATCATGATGAACCTGAAGCATGTCCCCGTCCGTTCCAGGAGCAAAGAGGTGCGCGTCATTTCTGTGGAGCTCGAAAAAGCGGGACTCGTGACGGCCAGGGACATCCAGGTGGACAGCGAGGTCGATTTCGTCGATCCCGACGCGAAGATCTGCACGCTGGAGAAGGGGACGCGCCTTGCCATGGAGCTCTACGTCGAGCAGGGGACGGGCTATCTCTCCGCCGAGCGGCCCCGTCCCTCCTATCTCCCGGTGGACGCCCTGCTCACCGACGCCATCTTCTCCCCGGTCCTTCGCGTGAACTACCGGGTGGAGGCGGCGCGGGTCGGGCAGAGGACGGACTACGAGCGCCTGATCCTGGACGTCTGGACGAACGGTATCGTCACCCCGGACATGGCGGTCGGCGAGGCGGCGGAGATCGTCCGGACCTATTTCGGCAATGTCGTCTCGGCCCTCGAGCAGTGCCGCGAGGAGGGGCTCCAGACGGGGCCCAGTGACGAAAAGGGCAGGGGCGCCAAGATCGCCGATGGGGATGCCGAGCTCTTCGCGCGCCCGGTTCGGGACCTCGAGCTCTCGATCCGGAGCGAGAACTGCCTCCTGCGCGGCGGCATTCAGACGATTGGGGACCTCCTGCAGAAGTCGCGGGAGGACCTTCTGAAGATCCGCAACCTGGGGAAGATATCCCTGAACGAAATCTGGGAGAAATTGGAGAGCGCCGGCTTGAAGCTGCGCGAGAAGAAAGATATAAAAGCAACCAAGGAGGATTAA
- the rplQ gene encoding 50S ribosomal protein L17, with protein sequence MRHRVDHRTLGRYGSHRRAMLANMAASLFLNGQIQTTVTRAKELRRVAEKLITRARGGSVHDIRLVFSRMPHKEAATKLFQELAPRYASFDKGGYTRIVKLGNRSGDGAPMAVIQLIER encoded by the coding sequence ATGAGACACCGTGTGGATCATAGAACGCTTGGCCGCTACGGCAGCCACAGAAGGGCGATGCTGGCCAACATGGCCGCCAGCCTGTTCCTGAACGGGCAGATTCAGACCACCGTCACCCGTGCCAAGGAGCTGCGCCGCGTCGCTGAGAAGCTGATCACCCGGGCCCGCGGCGGTTCCGTTCACGACATCCGCCTCGTGTTCTCCCGGATGCCTCACAAGGAGGCCGCGACGAAGCTGTTTCAGGAACTGGCCCCCCGCTATGCCTCTTTCGACAAGGGCGGGTACACGCGCATCGTCAAGCTGGGGAACCGCTCGGGCGACGGCGCGCCGATGGCCGTGATTCAGCTCATCGAGAGATAG